In Microvenator marinus, one genomic interval encodes:
- a CDS encoding CoA-acylating methylmalonate-semialdehyde dehydrogenase: protein MTQFAFPTRSYEFTPYVDALNWIGGQWLPSETGRKEPIFNPRHAKEMGSVVYSDARDVEKAYQSAAAASAAWRAMPTRERAQILFKVKQLMERDFEELSWLLSHENGKCIGQARGSVAKGIECLEFGASMENMADGGQLDVSRGVNCRVIHEPIGVVAGIVPFNFPTMVPLWMIPQALVAGNAFILKPSEKVPYGAMRLAEIFKEAGLPDGILNIVNGAKDVVEAIVDHPKIPAIAFVGSTPVAKLLYGRGAALGKKMLCLGGAKNHLVIVPDADRELTAANVVASFTGCAGQRCMAASVLLAVGDVDHIMNDIISQAAAIRPGVDMGAVVSPESKERIEHYINDAEKRGAKIVVDGRGATVEGQPGWWVGPTIIDHATADMPAAHEEIFGPVITVVRVKTLDEALAIENANPFGNAACIYTTSGGVAEYAINRFEAGMCGVNVGVPVPREPFAFGGWNDSKFGHGDMTGMDGYRFWTRPRKVTTKWALQTDTTWMG from the coding sequence ATGACACAGTTTGCATTCCCCACACGAAGCTATGAATTTACGCCTTATGTAGACGCCTTGAACTGGATCGGAGGCCAATGGTTGCCATCCGAAACCGGGCGAAAGGAGCCGATTTTCAACCCTCGCCATGCCAAAGAGATGGGCTCGGTTGTTTACTCGGATGCGCGAGATGTGGAGAAAGCATATCAGTCTGCGGCGGCGGCTTCGGCCGCGTGGCGCGCCATGCCTACACGCGAGCGCGCCCAGATTCTCTTCAAAGTAAAGCAGCTTATGGAGCGCGACTTTGAGGAGCTCAGCTGGCTGCTCTCTCACGAGAACGGCAAGTGCATCGGGCAAGCGCGGGGTAGCGTGGCCAAGGGCATCGAGTGCCTCGAGTTTGGCGCGTCTATGGAGAATATGGCTGACGGTGGTCAGCTCGACGTGAGCCGCGGCGTGAACTGCCGTGTGATCCACGAGCCAATTGGCGTTGTGGCAGGTATCGTGCCTTTCAACTTCCCGACTATGGTGCCGCTTTGGATGATTCCACAGGCTCTGGTGGCCGGAAACGCTTTCATCCTAAAGCCTTCCGAGAAGGTGCCCTACGGGGCTATGCGTCTGGCTGAAATCTTCAAGGAAGCCGGCCTTCCAGACGGGATCTTGAATATCGTCAACGGGGCGAAGGATGTGGTGGAAGCCATTGTAGACCACCCGAAGATTCCTGCGATTGCCTTTGTGGGCTCTACGCCTGTTGCGAAACTTCTCTACGGGCGCGGCGCAGCGCTCGGAAAGAAGATGCTCTGCCTCGGTGGTGCAAAGAATCACCTTGTGATCGTCCCGGATGCGGACAGAGAACTTACGGCGGCAAACGTTGTGGCGTCTTTCACGGGTTGCGCGGGCCAGCGCTGCATGGCGGCATCTGTGCTTCTGGCCGTAGGCGACGTGGACCACATCATGAACGATATCATCTCTCAGGCTGCGGCTATCCGGCCCGGCGTGGATATGGGCGCCGTGGTGTCTCCTGAGTCTAAGGAGCGCATCGAGCACTACATCAACGACGCCGAGAAGCGCGGCGCAAAGATCGTGGTGGACGGGCGCGGCGCAACGGTAGAGGGACAGCCTGGTTGGTGGGTTGGCCCTACCATCATCGACCACGCCACGGCGGATATGCCAGCAGCGCACGAAGAGATCTTTGGACCGGTCATCACGGTTGTCCGCGTCAAGACCCTGGACGAGGCTTTGGCCATTGAAAACGCCAATCCGTTCGGAAACGCGGCGTGTATCTACACCACAAGTGGTGGTGTGGCTGAGTACGCCATCAACCGATTTGAGGCCGGAATGTGCGGCGTGAATGTGGGCGTGCCTGTGCCGCGTGAGCCGTTCGCGTTTGGTGGTTGGAACGACTCCAAATTTGGTCATGGAGACATGACGGGCATGGACGGCTACCGGTTCTGGACGCGGCCTCGCAAAGTCACCACCAAGTGGGCCTTGCAGACCGACACCACCTGGATGGGTTAG
- a CDS encoding aminotransferase class III-fold pyridoxal phosphate-dependent enzyme, with translation MEFKTREKSVESKEMIDLCKQHTMYTWAKGDAVDPIPVERAEGVYMYTPDGQRILDFNSQLMCVNIGHGHPKVIEAIKKQLEQLVYVYPGTATAVRARTAKLLSEIVPGDINTFFFTSGGAEANENAIKIARQYTGRHKILSRYRSYHGATEACMQLTGDPRRWANEPGGPGYIKVMDPRPYTYSFGETDEEKTAENLKYLEEVIMYEGPHTIAAMFVETVTGTNGVQPPPAGYLKGLKALLEKYGILLVCDEVMAGFGRTGKMFAFEHYDFVPDILTMAKGLNSSYIPLGAVGMSDKLAAHFQENVFWGGLTYNSHCVGLAAAEATIHVMRDEGLVENAAKLQHVMRSEMDRLQAKHPSFKEGRALGLFGMVDLQKNSKGEPMAPYNGAHPAMNELGKFFRDNGLFTFVRWGSFMCNPPLCITEEQLKEGFEIIDRGLEITDRAFEG, from the coding sequence ATAGAGTTCAAAACAAGAGAGAAGAGCGTGGAAAGCAAAGAAATGATCGACTTGTGCAAGCAGCACACCATGTACACCTGGGCCAAAGGCGATGCCGTGGACCCGATTCCAGTAGAACGCGCCGAAGGTGTGTACATGTACACGCCAGATGGTCAGCGAATCCTCGACTTCAACAGCCAGCTGATGTGCGTCAACATCGGCCACGGCCACCCGAAGGTCATCGAGGCCATTAAGAAGCAGCTCGAGCAGCTGGTCTACGTCTATCCCGGAACGGCAACGGCTGTCCGTGCGCGCACCGCAAAATTGCTCTCCGAGATCGTGCCCGGTGATATCAACACGTTCTTCTTCACCTCAGGCGGCGCAGAAGCCAACGAGAACGCGATCAAGATTGCGAGGCAGTACACAGGCCGTCACAAGATCCTAAGCCGTTACAGAAGCTATCACGGCGCCACAGAAGCCTGCATGCAGCTCACGGGTGACCCAAGACGTTGGGCGAACGAGCCGGGTGGTCCAGGTTACATCAAAGTCATGGACCCACGGCCGTACACCTACTCGTTCGGTGAAACCGACGAAGAGAAGACCGCCGAGAACCTAAAGTATTTGGAAGAAGTCATTATGTACGAAGGTCCGCACACTATCGCGGCGATGTTCGTAGAAACGGTGACGGGCACCAACGGTGTGCAGCCTCCTCCGGCCGGATACCTCAAAGGGCTCAAGGCCTTGCTTGAGAAGTACGGCATTCTTTTGGTTTGTGACGAGGTTATGGCTGGGTTTGGCCGCACGGGCAAGATGTTCGCGTTTGAACATTATGATTTTGTGCCCGATATCCTGACTATGGCGAAAGGCCTGAACAGCTCGTACATCCCGCTCGGCGCTGTGGGCATGAGCGATAAGCTCGCCGCGCACTTCCAAGAGAACGTGTTCTGGGGCGGCCTGACCTATAACTCACATTGTGTGGGCCTAGCTGCAGCCGAGGCGACCATTCACGTGATGCGTGACGAAGGCCTCGTCGAGAATGCGGCGAAACTCCAACATGTGATGCGCTCGGAGATGGACCGACTTCAGGCGAAACACCCATCGTTCAAAGAAGGGCGCGCCCTTGGATTGTTCGGCATGGTGGACCTCCAGAAGAACTCAAAAGGTGAGCCAATGGCGCCGTACAACGGGGCTCATCCGGCGATGAACGAGCTTGGTAAATTCTTCCGCGACAACGGACTCTTCACGTTCGTGCGCTGGGGCTCTTTCATGTGCAACCCACCTCTTTGTATCACCGAAGAACAACTCAAGGAGGGCTTCGAGATTATCGACCGCGGCCTTGAGATCACCGACCGCGCCTTTGAGGGCTAA
- the tmk gene encoding dTMP kinase — translation MSLFVVFEGLDGAGTTTQTQLMVEALRQSDRPAIQTREPSDGPIGVLIRQMLSMRVVSRLPQGFEPVNRESLALLFAADRLDHVQNTVVPALHEGKVVISDRYYASSFVYQGDVDESEHFDVAWVRELNSRARRPDLTIFLEAPVDVCLERMGSRAQRDIYETQEKLTRLHGRYAQVMSLLEEAGEPILRLDATQDIGTIHARCLQEILSHLAD, via the coding sequence ATGAGTTTGTTCGTTGTTTTTGAAGGGCTCGATGGCGCCGGCACCACCACTCAAACTCAGTTGATGGTGGAAGCCCTGCGCCAATCAGACCGTCCAGCCATTCAGACACGGGAGCCGAGCGACGGACCCATCGGGGTCTTGATACGGCAGATGTTGAGCATGCGCGTTGTAAGCCGCCTCCCCCAGGGCTTTGAGCCCGTCAACCGCGAGTCGCTCGCCCTGCTCTTTGCCGCCGATAGACTCGACCACGTTCAAAATACCGTCGTGCCCGCGTTGCACGAAGGAAAAGTGGTCATCTCAGACAGGTACTACGCCTCGAGCTTCGTGTATCAGGGTGATGTGGACGAGAGTGAGCATTTTGATGTGGCCTGGGTTCGTGAGCTAAATTCACGCGCGCGCCGCCCCGATTTGACTATCTTTCTTGAGGCGCCTGTAGACGTCTGCCTTGAGCGTATGGGGAGCCGCGCTCAACGAGATATCTACGAAACCCAAGAGAAACTCACGCGGCTTCACGGCCGCTACGCGCAGGTGATGAGCCTCCTAGAGGAGGCCGGCGAGCCGATTCTTAGATTAGATGCCACCCAGGATATCGGCACGATTCACGCGCGGTGTCTTCAAGAGATTCTCAGCCATTTGGCTGATTAG